Proteins encoded in a region of the Phaenicophaeus curvirostris isolate KB17595 chromosome 20, BPBGC_Pcur_1.0, whole genome shotgun sequence genome:
- the RGS3 gene encoding regulator of G-protein signaling 3 isoform X7, producing the protein MPFFRDLSKPQPLEFHAEMLLGVQRPHNGSLQRRHTMKEAKDMKNRLGIFRRRNESPGANPSGKLDKVLKSLKPTPEEALKWGDSLEKLLLHKYGLAAFRAFLRTEFSEENLEFWLACEEFKKIKSQSKMVSKAKKIFAEYIAIQSCKEVNLDSYTREHTKENLQNITRSCFDLAQKRIYGLMEKDSYPRFLRSDLYLDIINQKKASSPL; encoded by the exons ATGCCCTTTTTCCGCGACCTTTCCAAGCCCCAACCACTGGAGTTTCACGCGGAGATGCTGCTGGGCGTGCAGAGACCCCACAACGGCAGCCTGCAGCGCCGGCACACCATGAAGGA AGCCAAGGATATGAAGAACCGACTGGGGATTTTTCGGCGGAGAAACGAGTCCCCGGGGGCCAACCCCTCCGGCAAGCTGGACAAAGTGCTCAAGTCGCTCAA GCCCACTCCCGAGGAAGCTCTCAAGTGGGGGGActccctggagaagctgctgctgcacaaaT ATGGACTTGCTGCCTTCAGGGCCTTCCTACGTACTGAGTTTAGTGAGGAGAACCTGGAGTTCTGGCTGGCCTGTGAGGAGTTCAAGAAGATCAAATCCCAATCCAAGATGGTCTCCAAGGCCAAGAAGATCTTTGCTGAGTACATCGCCATCCAGTCCTGCAAGGAG GTTAACCTGGACTCCTACACACGGGAACACACCAAGGAGAACCTGCAGAACATCACCCGCAGCTGCTTTGACCTTGCACAGAAGAGGATTTATGGGCTCATGGAGAAGGACTCCTACCCCCGCTTCCTCCGCTCTGACTTGTACTTAGACATAATTAACCAGAAGAAAGCCAGCTCCCCACTGTAG